A segment of the Ipomoea triloba cultivar NCNSP0323 chromosome 1, ASM357664v1 genome:
AAgcgaaatcactctattttactcttattgaattaattaaattagttgttaaccaaaaaatgatacatattatttctttaataccatgaaaaaaaataaaaaagaatactttgaaatcaatcatattaactacttgagggATTTGTTGGCAATGAAAGTActtaaataacccattacccagcaaattgaaacgagaaactaccttttaatatctttggaatacataatattttaaattttcaaatttttattaatttatttaatcttttttcttaaactagggatttctttatcgacaataactcattcaacaataatggttgaaccaaatgaaccccaagcagaacacctaaaggaaagtccatagctcctatatcatagtCTCATTGCAtaacgttgtcatctatgctaccaacaataaccaaattgcaaataacacactaccaacaaaaaggaagaaaacaaatagtaaagatggagacaatgacaatgttactcaaaagagaattaagaacacttagaaaaattcaaattaaaagtagtatttatttagactatcatttttagatcaaatatttagacaatcgattttacaaggttgcaaacatttattttagtaataattataatgaattttctatattatcttggactcatatattttgagttagatatttaaataaaaaaattcgacattcaattactcatgtataaacttctcctatataatcttgcattgatatactttcaaatatttatttaaatataaacattgggcattaactcattcgcgcaatgcgcgtataaaactagttatataaataattatactgGAAACAAGATGGTCCTCCTCATCTTAAACATGCATCAAAATAGTTTGGCTTGGTCTCGTATGAGATCCGTGAAACAggtcaaatttaataaaaaatcgtcataatataattacacatatatctaatattttaaacattatatataatattttatattataaatgtagTATTTTATAGCAAATTTATAGTAAACAATTTGTAAGAAATAAGGTAATAATATAACAGAATTGCAAATAACATCAATACTTCAAgacatatataatattgtataacataaataaagtactttatagcaaaatttcaaagacatatatatatatatatatatatatatatatatatatatatatatatatgtacgtatgtacGTATGCATAGGATCATGTGCGAAGGACTTTCCTGGTGAAAATGCGCACAAATCTCAGCCATTAATTTGGTCCAAATCTAttgctctttaaaaaaattgcgCAATTGAAAGCACAAAATATGAACTTGAAGGCATAAGCATTATTGAAGCAATTGCCTATACAAATCGATTGTAAATttcacaaatttcattagaaatttagttatagatttttgaaaaaaaggcAAAACATATAGGTCCTGTTTGGTGAATGGCTGTTAGCCGATTgagttggctgtttgggttagaaggtatgatttgttgataacattggctgattgtagaaagttgtttgataaattagctgttagctgatggctgtttggtataatttcttttctcaaaaagctaattgaaaaggctgctttgagtagccttttgaattttagcattttagagttgcaaaaaacttattatttaccaactaatagtggtcaaataagccaaaattggctgataggctgattatttaccaaatagggccataATAATAAACACTTGACCATAATTGTGCACGTATttgcacaaaaatgtgcacttgagaGCAAAATTCTGAGCTCGAAGACATAAATATGTTCAATCAAAGCAATTTATGGTAGCAAAAAAGaaagttattcaacttaagtgttattgaagcaattgctcatacaaatcgtttgtaaatctcacaaatttcataagaaatttaattatagaTTATTGAAAAGAAGGCAAAACATATACTCCATAATAAACATTGGTCCATAAATATGAACTTGAATGCACagaaatgtgcacttgaaggccaAATTTTTACACTCAAAGTTACAAAGATTTGCACTCGAAGAAGGAAAATATGCCCTTGAAGAagtaaaaatgtgcactgtacTCGAAGAAAAAGAACATCTAAGCTTACCTACTCAAAATTACAACAATGCCACTATGTGATTTTTAATTCATCTTCATTTTGGATTGTTGATTTGGACTAGATCTATGGTTGAGATTTAacgctatttttttttttttacctaaagTCTTCCTTCGCGTATGatcagtaatatatatatatatatatatatatatataacataaaagTAGTACTTTGAAGCAAAACTGTAATAGACAATTtgcataaataataaagtaatagcATAACAGAGTTtcaaatataatcaatattttaagccttatatataatactttataacatAAATGTAGTATTCTATAGCATAAAtgtaatacacaatttacaaggaataaattaaagtaataacataagAGAATTTcatcaatactttaagtcttatatataataatactttatagtataaatatagTACTTTATAGGAAAACTATAATAATCAATTGTAAGAAATAAAGTGTCATTAAATAGCACAAttgtatatataatcaatactttatagcataaatgtaatactttatagcaaatTTGTAAtagataattttcaaaaaataatattgctAAACTCATATACTATAAGACCCAAATTCTTCTAATCTGACTAGTTTCATGATTGAGACCTATGAAACAATCTTAAAGGAGAATTtgtcaaaaataattttgtaatatttcaaAAGGAGTAATCAAGTAGGTGGAATATGATTGAATtcttgtaaatattttttttgatcaAACATGTTGCATAAGTCTTTATAGTGCGATTTACTAAAGGCTATACTCCTAAATATGCAAATGAAAATAGTACTTTCCTCGGAGTCCCTTGAAATTTGTTGTgccattattatttaaaaaaaaaaaaaattccacacTATCGTATATAATAATATCACATGCATATATTTGTATATGATAAAGTTATATATTCTTTTACAATCAAATCACATATGATGtagatattataaaaaaaaaattaaaattattttttatagagTCActtttgtgtgagaccgtctcacggatttcATGAGACGTGTCGAATcaggtcaatatgaaaatataataattatactgaaaaatgtagtactaataaggaataaagtgtttgttacttataagggaaaatgtaatatttttttagtaaaaatgtacggagtaatacttttacattttgatataaaaatattatatttttcatcaaaaatattacacttttccttataagtaatgttggctagtgtttgttacttataagagaaaatgtaatacttatgatgaaaaatgtaatacttttaaattaaaattaaaagtattaaatttttcttcataagtattacatttttcctatataagtaataaacactttattccttatcagtattacatttttcagtataaatgttacatttttattttggcCCGATTCATTTTTACAAATAAGGATCTATGAGAGGATCTCTAACAAGTTTGATAATATCAAGTATCGAACCGACAAATATTAAGAAGGAATTATTTGTTTAGATTAGTGgctaacatgtaaaatgacttaaaGAGtacagatgatgatgatgataagaaGAAGTATGAGTATTTTGGACTTTAAACTAtttatttcatttcaattccatatatatcaaacattagaattgaaattctcaGTAATTTTATGCCTGTAAACCAAACAGTAGAATTTAAATTGCGacattattttcatattattcCTCTCCCACGGAATTGAAGTTCCTTTTCCTCATAATTTCATCCTTCCGACCGAACACCATAAGAGAATGTTTTATGCGTATTCGCAAAATTTTTAAAGCTATGTTAGTTTGGCAAACTTAGTTAAAAAGGTAaatgaaagctgaaaagttataagttaGTAACTGAAATTtaaagagctgttaagctagcatttaaaaatgtttggtaaaattaactttttgataagctgataaatataaaaagactaaaaatgacatcttcataaaatttaaatagttttaaatttaaataggtttgtttacatattaaaatataaaataatgaaataaatatatattaataaaatataaagtaagaacatatatttgaaagtATGTAAAGTAAGACAAAATGTTTATAGtttataagattagttcataaaaaaattaatattcaaacacacaaatgccaaattgaaattacaaccaaagaTATTAAGATAGAGAAAaggccaaaaaggttttaattgggaatggtaaatgatgttatttatttataataactagttttacacgcgcattgcgcggatgagttaatgcccaatgtttatgtttaaataaatatttgaaagtatattaatgcaagattatataggagaagtttatacataggtaattgaacgtctaatttatttatttaaatatgtaactcaaagtatatgaatccaatataatatatgaaattcattataattgtcactaaaataaatgtttgcaactttgtaaaatcaatACTCTAAATAGTTGGTCTAAAAacgataatctaaataaatactacttttggtttacatttttctaagtattcttaattctcttttgagtaacattgtgaATACTTGGTATTAATCGAGTAgcatcaaattatttttttttaaaattttttttcacggtattaataaaatatttggtaaataaatatataacattattttgtattataactttgatatttaataacaaaatattgtaaaaataagataatggaaaTGTGATgaatattaattgataaatttgaatgtaaagaatctttgcctggaagaaaataaagacaatataactaatgaaattatttctcttatttaatttaattttttgataatgaataatttttttcaaataaaggtattgtaaacacataattctaaattaaagaaatacaaatgtatcatttttttgttgtagctactaatttatttaatttaataagagtaaaatagagtgaggaactattctaaaaaaaaaaatagagtgaggaacttaattatgccaaatttgattgggatgaggttcgaacctaagacctttcttatagaaattaatgggtaagttaaaagttaacggaatattaacggagaagagaatatttaacagaaaacttaacggataatcatataattaaggaaaaattagaaaatctcaaagaaaaaataaatctaaacaatctgaaccatccatttgattaaataatttgatcgtcattttttctacccattttaggcctaaggctatgtttggcaaacctagctgaaaaggtagctggaAGCTGAAAAGTAACTGAAAactaaaaagctataagctcaaagctgaaatctaaagagctgttaagctagctgttatgcttaaaagtgtttggtaaaattagcattttgataaactgataaatgtaaaaagactaaaaaggacatcttcatacaatttaaatagttttaaatttaaataagttatatatatatatatatatattaaaatataaaatagtgaaattaatatattttaataaaatataaaataggaacatatatttaaaaacatataaagttaaacaaaatgtttataattcataacattagttcatacaaaaaagcaatgttcaaatacaaatgtcaaatttaaattacaaccaaacatattgaagagaaaaagtaaaaaaggtttagccaaaaaagttttaattgggaagggtaaatgatgtcatttctttaaaataataaggttaaagatggaaaaaaaagttaggaagctactagcttattttgaaacgctaccttaggtagcgttaaaaaataagctcttattttaagctactagattattttatgaacattaccaaacagagtttatagcttattagtagcttaaaataaactataagctcttaaatatgtttggttgtaatttcaatttcacatttgtgtgtttgaacattaatttttgtatgaactaattttatgaactataaatattttgttttactttatatattttcaaatatatgttcttactttatattttattaaaatatattgatttcattattttatattttaatatgtaaacaaacctatttaaatttaaaactatttaaattttatgaaaatgtcattttttgtctttttacatttatcagcttatcaaaaagctaattttaccaaatatttttaagcataacaattagcttaacaactcttcaacTTTCAGATActagcttataacttttcagctttcagctaagTTTGTTCAGCTAGGTTTGTAAAACATAGcctatagcttattagtagcttaaaataagctataagctctaccAAGCATAAGACTgattaaagattttaaaaatctttcaaatcaaaataaagtaaaattaaaaaaaaattgaattcgatcacttacatttttcaatagttattgtgtagttgtgtggaccacggtccaaaaacgacgtcgtttcgcaTAATTTTTTTCATGCGACCAGTtgtaatgtacatttttataactcataatgtacatcactcaaacacataatatacattatcttaccctagaagtttcattattctaactcataatgtacattattctaacacaaagtacattattctaacacattaTGTATATTATCTTACTCCAAAGGTTTCATTATCTTgacacataatgtatattattttaacttataaaattcAGCGACGTTATTTTGTACCGTGGTCCGCACAGAAACCACgttccacacaataatttgcctacatTTTTTATTGCAATAATTAAGAACTAGAAGTCATTAATCCAGACAGTCCAATGAACAATCTTAGTTTGGGCTAAGGGTCATTTTGTGTGGGTTGGATTTCAACGCACAACAAATGTTTTGGGTGATTTTAAGCATAAAAGAAATCAAATGAGAGAAGATGCGAGGAAAAGATGAAAATGtagcgcaaattttactgtggaccgttttgattaatgaaaataaacggTAGAAACGGAACCCGTTTCACACCGTTCCACAAAAAGTAactctgtgtgtataacatatttagtttcattttacatACATTGTAGTTTTCTTACAACACGACTACAGTTTCtcttcgatataactatagtttcattcgataatatacacttaaatatgtgaaactgttattcaatttcattttatatacactgcagtttcttttcaacacaactataatttcattttgatataaatacagtttcatttgataatataaaaataaatgtgagccagtatcatttgagatgaactgtagttcTATTTACGGAGCTCCATTAAGATGTGACGGCAACCgtttttttacttaaagaaacagtGCCGTttttggactatggtccaccAAGTTTTGTTTTGAAATGGAGAGGAAGTAAAAATAGcaaataaagaatttttttttgttttgaagctaagagaaaaataaaatgggaGGAaacttgaaaagaaaaagaaaaaaaaaaaagagaaatcgAGGTGCATATTTTGAGATGTAGAAGTTATGATATCTTTATCTCTGtaattccttttaatttttaagcgGAACTTATTACCATATATCAATGTATTTGTAActctttactattttttttctacATTTCTATAATTTCAACGCAccatcaaaatatattataataatatttagagtaatttccatttttggtcctattgttattatgacattgccaattttagtccaccacATTAATTTCTGCCATATTTTAGCCAGTCTTTTTATGCCATTGCCACTTTTGGCCCACCGTTACTATTTTCGTGAGTTGGCCATCAACCTGAGGGATATTGTTGTTCTTTCATGATCTGGTCTTCTAATTGActgaggaaaagaaaaaagtaaagttAATATCCTAAGTCGTAAGACCTAATCCCCTAACCCTCCTCGAATACGATCAAAATCGCACCAAAATCATAGCAAATCAGACCAAGAGCGAAGAAATTGAAAACCAAATTCTATCAAATTTGAAAGTACTAGCATGCACGGAGGGAGAAACGACGATGGATTCGGATATAGAAGCTGACGCATCAAACCTAGGTAAATGTcgaatgtttttgttttagtatgAATGTGTTCTGAGTTTTGTGTGTTTATAGAGTGAAAAAGTGTTGGGGTTGGGTGGGTCATTTATATATGTGTCATTGTCCTTGTTTGTCTACTGATTGTTGAACATGCGTGAGTTGTGTGGTGTCCACTTTGCTTTTGAAATTCTGGgaatataaatacatattctGGGGAGCACATGCTGGAAGATGTTTAACTTTATGCTCTGCAAAAAATTTCCCCCTTCCTAGACTGTGTGGACCACATATTTCTTTACCCATACATATTactttagagttaattccaccaaaggttccttgtctttggtggcaattccaattttagtcccagactatcgtttttgccatttaacatcccagactattatttttggacacttttagtccttttcatgatttttcctatttttagtaagggcaattttgtctcttcatatatattattttttatttaaccaGTTTTTACCTGTTTAATTAGGTTAGGTGAAGTAGACCGGTTCTTctaattataatattcaatCCACAAATCCCTAGCGTACGCAACTTCATCTGCATAAGTTCAAGGCTTCATCGTCCTCCTTCACCCGGCGGGGAACGATGTTCGTACAATGCTACTATAGAGAATAGCAAAGGGGAAATTTGGTGCCCTAAATCAGTAGTTCCAAAtctctaaatccctaaaggagtTTGCAATCGATAAAAGGAATTATTTGTCACCCAAATCTCTCGTTGGAAGAAACTGATGGATAGCGAAGGACATGGTGGAGAGTTCAATACTGGTATGTACAAATTCTATGGTGGATGGGGGTTTCTATAGTATGTTATTATTCTGTGGTGTGCATCTTAAATACAGTGTATTGAATTTATATATCATcagaattttaagaaaatgttaCACTGATAAACTAAAgacataaaatattttgcaGTCTTGAAACTTCTTGGAACTTCATGGATTTGGCAGAAAGAAGATATGACAAATTAGGTGTAAAAACTCCAAAAGCCATTTCATCATAATAGAGTTTTCTTTCATTCGATTCTGGTCTCCGTTCGATGTTTTGAGTACGTTAGGGATTTGTGGATTGAATCTAATAATTAGAAGAACCGGTCTACTTAACCTAACCTAATTAAATTGGTGAAAAtcggttaaataaaaaaaatatgaagagacaaatttgttagaatatattaaaatttgttagAAATCAAATTAAGGCTTGTTGTATGTATTTATTCTGAGTTTTGTATGCATTTAAAGTGGTTGTCTTTGTTGTTTTTATGTATTCATTTAAACAGATACCTTTTCTTTGAAGTTAAGGCATGGTGGTTGCCTTAAAAGGAATGAAATAGGATATGTTGGAGGGGCAACTAACTGTTATAATTTAGATATTGATTTGTGGGGCATGATTACTTTAAGGGAAACAGTTGGGGAATTAGGATATAACATGTTAGAAAACTTTAAATACTTCACACCAACCAGTACTGGGGTTTTATTTGAATTAGTGACAGATAGTGACTGTTGGGCAATTTGTGACATTGAACAATTTCCCAAACAGATTGAGGTTTGGGTGGTAGGTGAGGGTGAGGGGCAAGGTGAGGATCAACCTTTAGCTGAAGGGGAGTTTCAGTCAGAAGATGATGCTGATTGTGATGAATTTGAGTACAATAATGATGATCAGAGTGAGGGAAATGATGACTTAGACTTTGAGAGAAATGTAGATCCAAATATAGAGTTTGCAGGGATAGGAGAAAGTGTTGATGTTGATAGTGGTGAGAGAGTTACTGGGGATGGGTCTGTGAATGAAAGAAACATGATTGTGAATGAGACTAGAATACTGCCTGGGAATGCTACTGGAAATGGGACTCAGACTCCTATAGGTGTTGATCCTTCTGCCAACCAGACTGTTGGGAATCAGACTGCTATCGATACTGCTGCCATCCACAGAAAGGTATAGAGGTACCTTAACTGTTAATTTTTAAACACTATGTTTTACTTAATCCATTTACTTAATTTTTCTTATCATGTAGCCTAATCCAAGATGTGGGAACTTGAAGCAGAGTGTTGGTACTCAACTTACTGCCAGACCTAGCAAGTTTATTCCcaggaaaaggaaaatcaaTGAAACACCTACAACAGAACCAGGGAATGGTTCTGAGCCTATTGTACCACTTGGGATTAGTATAGGGGACACTATATGTGTTGATTTTTGGACTGAGGCAGTGGAAGTGGCAGCTATGTTTGACAATGTAGATGATGCTGGAGTAGATGTTCAACAACAAGAAGAAATCTCAATTACACCACTCAGCCAGAAATCATACCACAAGTGAACAAAGCTTCAAAGACTACCCGTGTTCAACCTATGAAAAGATATGACACAAGAAGTAGTCTAAAGTCATGATTTACCAACACTGTTAACACACCTCTGCAAATTGACTGAAATGCATGAAATACAAAGACTATTACTTTAACTTTTTTGCTAGTCTTGATATTTTGATACTGTTAATCTTGGTATTAGTGATCATTTAGTTGATTGGTTGTCATCAAATGTTAATGTATTAGTGTTGGTATTTTGATATTGTTAATCAACTAAAACAGTTGATCATTTGATGTTTTGCTACTGTTATTAGTGATCATTTAGTTGGTTAGTAGTGAAATAACCATGTTAATGTACTTTGCTGATAATGAATTTAGTTCATAATGAAGTTTAATGGTTGGTTccagttttgattttgttttgttcCAGTTTTGGTAGGCAGGGGATTTGTTATGTTTGTTAGGACATTTACTATGTTACTGCCCAACCAGTTTCAGTTTTGATTTCCAGTACTATAACTATGTTACTACCCAAGCATTTACTATAACACTACAGCACTTGCATAGGCACATTACACACAACCATTTCCAACATAAGACTACAACTTGCATTGGCACATTAAACATAATTGTTTACGACAAAACACTACCCAATTGCATTCAACATAACCATTTCCAACCAAATAAACACAGTGCTTTCACCTTATTGGAGCATAGGCACATTCTTgccaaagttttttttttttttttttttgttgaatactactaactctattacaatgcagctTGCCAAAGTTCTTATTGCTCCctacaacaaaaaacaaaaaaaaaaaaaactaattatcaGTACAATAACAACTACAACAACCATCATAGATGTACATTTCTACTCCAATGCTTATCCTTCACTTCTTCCAGAACATTACAATAACAACCACTTCTCAACTTGGCCTTTAACATTGcatattcttcttcatttttgttaAGTCTCTTCAATAACCCGGGTATTATCCTCTTTGACCTAGGGCACATCGAGGGATCATACCACCTCACAAACCCACGTGAATGAGCCTGAAAATtgcaaaattgataaaaaaataaataaataaataaataactacaaTTATTCTCGGTTGGGCAGTGCAAGTTGAAAAAAACGATTGCAAATTGACCcattcaaaaattttataaaaattacaaacCTTACATCTTGAACATTCCCAATATCTCCGCCCTGAATTCTCATTTGTCCATGATGTCTTCAAACCCATTTCTTGTCCGCATTCGCATTGTTGAATTGAAATCCATTCCCCATAAAGGTAGCACTGCCTCATTCTAGTCGAAGACCTCAAAGAATTAGAGCTTTCTCCTTTGTATCTTTTCATTGGATCTCAAATCTTCATGGACGAGAAGAGAAATTGCAGCTGGTAATGataggaagaagaaggaagatgaGATTTAGGTCTCCATCAGGATGAAAATGTATAAGAAAATCAGCACAAAGGGTTAAGTCGAAGACCAGATCATGAAAGGACAACAATACCCCTCAAGTTGACGGTCACTCACGGAAATATTAACGGTGTACCAAAAGTGACATTGGCATAAAAAGACTGGCTAAAATCTGGCAGAAATTAAtatggtggactaaaattgacaatgccataataacagtaagaccaaaaatagaaatcaccctaacatttaaatttattattaaaaatacaaaaaaaaaaaaacaaatccaaAATATTGTTTACAATACTTTGAAAAGTTGAAAACTTGCAACAACTATTcacaatactaaaaaaaattaaaaaaaaaaatcgaattgGCAAAGCCATAACGCACACAATAGCTATTCTTTCGAGGACGTTCAACATATTAACTAAATTTAATGTATTGTATATGTTAAAATAGATATATGatctttttcctttattttcatttcacAGTAAgagtgaaaatattttatcaaattaatttttttgaaataaaatttccttaattattatttttagtctagaaaataaaaactatttCACCCCAAGTTTTCCCCTGGTAGCACATCAATGAAAaactataatatattttacagaATATGAGTAAATTGAATTACTTTACATTCATGCCATTCACTGAATATATTCCCTCACACATATTTGAACCCCAGAAGGCTACTGAGAGtacaaaccaaacactaacCATTAATCAACAAATCATCTAATTTTATTCTCTTCACTGTACAACTAAACCCCCAAACTtttaaagaacaaaaatcaataaacattattatttatgagaATGGGTTCCTGTATAAACACaatgcaaatgatgaaaatggcaCAGAGATCACCAGCTCTTGCCTTCTTCTAAGGAGCCATTTcacattatattgttatttatttaatttttttgggtttctaCGGTCAGACACAGtgactatttatttattttgggtttCTACAATCGGATacagtgactaatcccctcACTGAATTGTGGGCACTTCTAAGGGTAGGACAGTGGGACTGGAAAcgttccactcaaccacacccccaGTAGACCCGAGGTTTAGTCTTAAACTTAACCTTAACAATACTgataaattaaaggaaaaccTTAATCAGACAATGTAGTTGCAGATAATAATCTCATCAATTAATTTGACCTTATCTTAtctgatttgatttgattttcaAGGCAGAACCATGGAACCAAACCTTGCTGCTAGAGAAGACAACTTGGCATTTGATTACCTGTTTGACAAGTTCTCAAAAGATATTGATGAATTCCAGAAAACAACAACAGGCATTCAAGGCACAAATGATCCAGCAAATCATGAAGATT
Coding sequences within it:
- the LOC116023147 gene encoding uncharacterized protein LOC116023147, with translation MRQCYLYGEWISIQQCECGQEMGLKTSWTNENSGRRYWECSRCKAHSRGFVRWYDPSMCPRSKRIIPGLLKRLNKNEEEYAMLKAKLRSGCYCNVLEEVKDKHWSRNVHL